In Zygosaccharomyces rouxii strain CBS732 chromosome F complete sequence, a single window of DNA contains:
- the RPL20B gene encoding 60S ribosomal protein eL20 (highly similar to uniprot|P47913 Saccharomyces cerevisiae YOR312C) yields the protein MKEYQVIGRRLPTENVPEPKLFRMRIFAPNEVVAKSRYWYFLQKLYKVKKASGEVVSINQLHENHPGKVKNFGIWVRYDSRSGTHNMYKEIRDVSRVAAVETLYQDMAARHRARFRSIHILKVAEIEKTADVKRNNIKQFLTKDLKFPLPHRVQKSTKTFAYKRPSTFY from the coding sequence ATGAAAGAATACCAAGTTATTGGCCGTCGTTTGCCCACCGAGAACGTTCCTGAACCAAAGTTGTTCAGAATGAGAATCTTTGCTCCAAACGAAGTGGTGGCTAAGTCTCGTTACTGGTACTTCTTGCAAAAACTTTACAAGGTCAAGAAGGCATCTGGTGAAGTTGTTTCCATTAACCAACTTCACGAAAACCATCCAGGTAAGGTCAAGAACTTCGGTATCTGGGTTAGATACGACTCTAGATCTGGTACTCACAACATGTACAAGGAAATCAGAGATGTGAGCAGAGTCGCCGCTGTGGAAACTTTGTACCAAGATATGGCCGCAAGACACAGAGCTAGATTTAGATCTATCCACATCCTAAAGGTTGCTGAGATTGAAAAGACCGCCGATGTCAAGAGAAACAACATCAAGCAATTCTTGACCAAGGACTTGAAATTCCCCCTACCTCACAGAGTCCAAAAGTCTACCAAGACTTTTGCTTACAAGAGACCATCCACTTTCTACTAA
- the SPS4 gene encoding Sps4p (similar to uniprot|P09937 Saccharomyces cerevisiae YOR313C SPS4 Protein whose expression is induced during sporulation not required for sporulation heterologous expression in E. coli induces the SOS response that senses DNA damage) has product MPAFHRKHSSGSSKNPPVLLSSESASPSNVASNVAAQVENATEKVQTQVANVTEQVEQHVTVPERKKAIPLKTVDHIKSYPLVQETRSFLQEVPAARILHANTKPWLKSILESKMMQIALPVTNTVDTMANSSLNLTEKIVPSLKTKTYQKLGEEALLPYTYTKKYGKQATDKTLSIADQNIYQPTHNQVLKFRKYYNEKLYDTKGKPLVRSSLDPLTAPLNNFFQNNYVKWFPKGEDVPKDGYSSELNRSVALVINFFSRSIPVLEKSVIDTGMMPCHYFIHANKVLNKSLDKQPSLGFKDSLNGSKNAISELEKEAAEYIKSHGPQKLLTNPFHNQKKKVNNVVEQGQNAIQDRVEEIQSHV; this is encoded by the coding sequence ATGCCAGCATTTCATAGAAAACACTCTTCCGGTAGTTCAAAAAATCCGCCTGTTTTACtttcatcagaatctgCTTCACCTTCAAACGTTGCATCTAATGTAGCCGCCCAAGTTGAGAACGCAACTGAAAAAGTACAAACTCAAGTGGCAAATGTTACAGAACAAGTTGAACAACATGTCACAGTACCTGAAAGGAAGAAGGCAATTCCATTGAAAACTGTTGATCATATTAAATCTTATCCGCTGGTTCAAGAAACTCGTTcatttttacaagaagtTCCTGCGGCTAGAATTTTACATGCTAACACTAAACCATGGTTGAAATCCATTTTAGAATCCAAAATGATGCAAATAGCTTTACCAGTGACTAATACAGTTGACACTATggcaaattcttcattaaatttaactgaaaaaattgtcCCATCTCTAAAGACAAAGACGtatcaaaaattgggtGAAGAAGCATTATTGCCATATACTTATACAAAGAAATATGGTAAACAGGCTACCGATAAGACTCTGTCAATTGCAGACCAAAACATCTACCAACCTACTCATAATCAAGTTCTTAAATTTAGAAAATATTACAACGAAAAGCTTTATGATACAAAGGGTAAACCATTGGTTAGAAGTTCCTTGGATCCCTTAACTGCACCGctaaacaattttttccagAATAATTATGTTAAATGGTTCCCCAAGGGTGAAGATGTACCAAAAGATGGTTATTCAAGTGAATTGAACAGAAGCGTTGCCCTAGtgattaattttttttctagaTCAATTCCTGTTCTTGAGAAAAGTGTAATTGATACTGGTATGATGCCATGTCATTACTTTATTCATGCAAACAAAGTTCTTAATAAATCCTTGGATAAGCAACCAAGTTTAGGATTTAAGGATTCATTAAACGGTTCTAAGAATGCCATTTCGGAATTAGAGAAGGAAGCTGCCGAATACATCAAGAGTCATGGTCCacaaaaattgttaacaaatccatttcacaatcaaaagaagaaagtgaaTAACGTTGTGGAACAAGGTCAAAATGCCATCCAAGACCGTGTGGAGGAAATTCAATCCCACGTTTAA
- a CDS encoding cation diffusion facilitator family transporter (similar to uniprot|P20107 Saccharomyces cerevisiae YMR243C ZRC1 and to uniprot|P32798 Saccharomyces cerevisiae YOR316C COT1) has protein sequence MVTLTAKEFRLISLLALDSIFFLLEITIGYMSKSLALIADSFHMLNDVISLLVALWAVNVSKNRNPDSKYTYGWKRAEILGALVNAIFLIALCFTIFVEALQRLLDPPNIENPKLVLIVGIAGLCSNIVGLAIFHDHGHSHGGSDHSHGDEEHHTSHSHSHADDELLELEREQNFYQTIGRNASNSSIDPSNDNIGDIWPQSVVERMSTESTGLLARQRELEAASHLKKDHSKSPTSLNMHGVFLHVAGDALGNIGVILAALVIWKTDYSWKQYTDPAVSLIITCLIFASALPLSRKSGRILLQATPSTISADEVKAQVLKVPGVLSVHDFHIWNLTESLYIASIHVQINSTPSQFVVVAKLIRSIFHNYGIHSATVQPEFLDDGESPNVTTRDTDPSHQVMSSTMPSTPEAPQSSYGATSVESHCLVDEVANCNTDNCLSTK, from the coding sequence ATGGTTACTCTAACAGCCAAGGAATTTAGGTTGATCTCGTTATTGGCGTTAGATTcgattttctttcttttagAAATTACAATCGGATATATGTCAAAATCATTGGCATTAATTGCAGATTCTTTCCACATGTTAAATGACGTGATTTCATTGTTAGTTGCGCTTTGGGCAGTCAATGTCTCGAAGAATAGAAATCCCGATTCCAAATATACGTATGGCTGGAAAAGGGCCGAAATTTTAGGAGCCCTTGTCAATGCAATTTTCTTGATTGCATTGTGctttaccatttttgtCGAAGCCTTACAAAGGTTATTAGATCCCCCCAACATTGAAAATCCTAAATTAGTTCTTATTGTCGGTATTGCCGGATTGTGTTCAAATATTGTAGGATTAGCCATTTTCCACGATCATGGCCATTCCCATGGTGGTAGTGATCATTCTcatggtgatgaagaacatCATACCTCGCATTCGCATTCGCACGCggatgatgaattattggaattggagAGAGAACAAAATTTCTATCAAACCATTGGTCGTAATGCTAGTAATTCGAGTATTGATCcatctaatgataatattgGTGACATTTGGCCTCAAAGTGTTGTTGAGAGAATGTCGACTGAAAGTACGGGTTTGTTGGCCAGACAGAGAGAATTAGAAGCAGCTTCGCATCTTAAAAAAGACCATTCAAAATCTCCAACTTCTCTGAACATGCATGGTGTATTCCTACACGTTGCAGGCGACGCTCTGGGTAACATTGGTGTGATCCTTGCAGCTTTAGTTATTTGGAAGACGGACTATTCTTGGAAACAATATACTGACCCTGCCGTTTCACTAATTATCACTTGTCTGATCTTTGCGTCTGCTTTGCCATTATCAAGAAAATCGGGTCGTATTCTTTTGCAAGCAACACCTTCTACGATTTCAGCTGATGAAGTTAAGGCTCAAGTATTAAAAGTTCCTGGTGTTCTTTCTGTTCACGATTTtcatatttggaatttaaCTGAATCGCTTTACATCGCTTCCATTCACGTTCAAATTAATTCTACACCTTCGCAATTCGTCGTTGTTGCAAAATTAATTCGTAGTATATTCCATAACTACGGTATTCATTCAGCTACTGTACAGCCGGAATTTCTGGATGATGGAGAAAGCCCGAATGTAACTACAAGAGATACGGATCCTTCTCATCAAGTAATGTCATCGACAATGCCATCAACGCCAGAAGCCCCTCAATCGTCTTACGGTGCAACTTCGGTAGAATCGCACTGTTTGGTAGATGAAGTCGCTAACTGTAACACCGATAACTGTTTATCTacaaaataa
- a CDS encoding uncharacterized protein (similar to uniprot|Q04018 Saccharomyces cerevisiae YMR244W Hypothetical ORF), whose protein sequence is MLFNSQLFVALGLFASSLAAPAAEDGHQHMHAKRGGTCQFPNYNGMVAVQTGGQNAGWAMSPDQTCSQGSWCPYACQPGQLMGQWDTSVTTYSYPGSQNGGLYCDDSGNLQKKNQNKDYCYDGAGTVSAQNNAGNDVAFCQTVLPGNENMLIPTNVGGGSNQVLAVPGPDYFASTAAHYYINPPGVSTQDACQWGDESHAQGNWAPYVAGANQDNNGDTFVKIGWNPIYTGSNLANNKPNFGIKVTCDGGDCDGLPCSIDPSKGSVNSVSSQQSSSGAGGGDFCVVTAKSGSKAQIEVFSAGGNN, encoded by the coding sequence ATGCTTTTCAACTCCCAGTTGTTCGTCGCTCTAGGTCTTTTCGCCTCCTCTCTCGCTGCTCCGGCCGCTGAAGATGGTCACCAACACATGCACGCTAAGCGTGGTGGTACTTGCCAATTCCCAAATTACAATGGTATGGTCGCAGTTCAAACTGGTGGCCAAAACGCTGGCTGGGCTATGTCCCCTGATCAAACCTGTTCTCAAGGATCCTGGTGCCCATACGCTTGTCAACCAGGTCAATTGATGGGTCAATGGGATACTTCTGTTACCACTTACTCATACCCAGGCTCCCAAAACGGTGGTCTGTACTGTGATGACAGTGGTAACttgcaaaagaaaaacCAAAACAAGGACTACTGTTATGATGGTGCTGGTACTGTTTCTGCTCAAAACAATGCCGGTAACGATGTTGCCTTCTGTCAAACCGTTTTGCCAGGTAACGAAAACATGTTGATCCCAACAAATGtcggtggtggtagtaacCAAGTTCTAGCTGTTCCAGGTCCTGACTACTTCGCATCTACTGCTGCTCACTACTACATCAACCCACCAGGTGTTTCCACTCAAGATGCATGCCAATGGGGTGATGAGAGCCATGCTCAAGGTAACTGGGCTCCTTACGTTGCAGGTGCTAACCAAGATAACAACGGTGACACTTTTGTGAAGATCGGTTGGAATCCTATTTACACTGGTAGTAACTTGGCTAACAACAAACCAAACTTTGGTATCAAGGTTACCTGTGATGGTGGTGACTGTGATGGGTTACCATGCTCTATCGACCCATCCAAGGGCTCTGTTAACAGTGTCAGCAGTCAACAATCTTCTAGcggtgctggtggtggtgactTCTGTGTGGTCACTGCTAAGAGCGGTTCTAAGGCTCAAATTGAAGTCTTCAGTGCTGGTGGTAACAACTAA
- the HSP30 gene encoding Hsp30p (similar to uniprot|P25619 Saccharomyces cerevisiae YCR021C HSP30 Hydrophobic plasma membrane localized stress-responsive protein that negatively regulates the H()-ATPase Pma1p induced by heat shock ethanol treatment weak organic acid glucose limitation and entry into stationary phase): protein MSSPIEQPLVKAGNQAVHINRPHGLDFHITKRGSDWLWTVTAIFGLLAVVYVLLFFVTQVRNGSGLSRYSLAAPFLIAFFEFFAYFTYASNLGWTGTNAEFHHISVSKPVTGESPGIRQVFYCKYIAWFLSWPIVLFLQDLAALSTIKRDALGSASVLDLIHSLLVQIFGHYFWVIALLVGALIPSTYRWGYWTIGAFTMLVTEGLVLQRQVQALRTRGIYLILLMFMCLIVWCYFIAWAVSEGGNKIQPDSEAVFYGILDLVVFAIYPSILVWIITVRGEWPEFSLRGGTSGAYAGDAPLPLGGKGAAARSDSAVHNPEITTHRASTSDELHYEKTDGPNSIRDSGETQVPRNSIAARTEPETEDESA from the coding sequence ATGTCATCCCCAATTGAGCAACCTTTAGTTAAAGCTGGTAACCAAGCTGTCCACATTAACAGGCCTCACGGTCTGGATTTCCACATCACCAAACGTGGTTCTGACTGGTTGTGGACAGTCACTGCGATTTTTGGTTTGTTAGCTGTTGTCTACGTCTTATTGTTCTTTGTTACCCAAGTTAGAAATGGTTCAGGTTTGTCAAGGTACTCCTTGGCGGCACCATTTCTCATAGCATTCTTTGAGTTTTTTGCATATTTTACATACGCTTCCAATTTGGGTTGGACGGGCACGAACGCTGAATTCCATCACATTAGCGTGAGTAAGCCTGTTACCGGTGAGTCTCCAGGTATTCGTCAAGTTTTCTATTGTAAGTACATTGCCTGGTTTTTATCATGGCCGATTGTGTTGTTCCTTCAAGATTTGGCGGCTTTGTCTACCATCAAAAGGGATGCCTTGGGCAGTGCTTCCGTCCTGGACTTGATTCACAGTTTGTTAGTTCAGATCTTTGGACACTACTTTTGGGTTATAGCACTTTTGGTCGGTGCTTTAATTCCATCTACTTATAGATGGGGGTACTGGACCATTGGTGCATTTACCATGTTGGTTACAGAAGGGCTAGTTTTACAAAGACAGGTCCAAGCTTTGCGCACTCGTGGAATTTACCTCATTCTATTGATGTTCATGTGCTTGATTGTCTGGTGCTACTTCATTGCTTGGGCCGTCTCTGAAGGTGGTAACAAAATTCAACCAGATTCTGAGGCTGTCTTCTATGGTATATTGGATCTGGTCGTATTTGCCATCTACCCATCAATTTTAGTATGGATTATTACCGTAAGGGGTGAATGGCCTGAATTCAGCCTCAGGGGTGGTACTTCTGGTGCTTATGCCGGGGATGCTCCATTACCACTTGGTGGGAAAGGTGCTGCTGCTCGTAGCGACTCAGCCGTTCATAATCCAGAAATTACTACTCACAGAGCAAGTACTAGTGACGAGTTGCACTACGAAAAGACTGATGGTCCAAACTCTATCAGAGATTCTGGTGAGACTCAGGTTCCCAGAAACTCCATTGCTGCTCGTACCGAACCAGAAACTGAGGATGAGTCTGCTTAA
- the COA6 gene encoding Coa6p (similar to uniprot|Q3E846 Saccharomyces cerevisiae YMR244C-A Hypothetical ORF): MGWFTKDNDDKMPNTRSQRKQCWDSRDEFFTCLDKIGVVNALDPKRSKDVSKECGNQEHSFEENCANSWVKYFKEKRLVDYQKRQFLEKVEKDNAQVVNLTPSSQLEGTPRNR, translated from the coding sequence ATGGGATGGTTTACTAAAGATAACGATGACAAAATGCCAAACACCCGTTCCCAGCGTAAGCAGTGCTGGGATTCAAGGGACGAATTCTTTACATGTCTGGACAAAATTGGAGTTGTTAATGCACTGGATCCTAAGCGTTCAAAGGATGTTTCAAAGGAATGTGGTAACCAAGAGCACTCATTTGAAGAGAATTGTGCAAACAGTTGGGTGAAATATttcaaggaaaagagaTTAGTCGATTATCAAAAGAGACAATTTTTGGAGAAGGTGGAAAAGGATAATGCACAAGTCGTTAATTTGACTCCATCATCGCAGTTAGAGGGAACCCCTAGAAATCGTTAG